The segment AAATCAAAAATTTCCTTTTTATGGAAAGCTAAGGAAGGGATAGGTGAATTTGCAAGTTCAGCCTTTTCTATTACAAGGAAAATTGCGCTTCCACTACTACTCCTTACTCTCATTACTTCAATGAATTTAAAGAACCTTAATGATTTATATAGATGGGAAATGGTCGAGGCTCCCTATGAAAGAAAAAAATTCCCGAGAGTATCTGGGCATTTTCCACCCTCAGGAAATTAGTGGGTTATCTGATATTCAGGAAATTAATTTACTGGAAAACAAGTTCAACGTCAATTTCCATATAATTTCTTTCTACCTGGCCTGGAACCAGGAAAGCCTGACTAACTTTCCGGAGAAGTTAATGGAGGCAACCTATGAGAAAAACGCTATCCCGATGATAACCTGGGAACCCTGGGTTTCAGAATTACAGGTTGATGATACTATTCCGGCTCTAAAAGAAAAGCTAGGGTTTGAAATTTATTGCTGAAGGATACTTTGATGTCTACATAAAAGAATTTATTAAGAAACTGGGTAGTTATAACAGACCTGTTTTTTTACGCTTTGCTCATGAGTTTGACAATCCCCAATATCCCTGGTCTTCTACGGGAGAAAATACTCCTGAAGATTTTAAAGCAGCATGGAGACATTTAACTTCAATCATAGCAGCAGAAGGGGCAGATAAAATTGTAATGGTCTGGAATCCCTGGAAGGCTGAATCTATAGTAGATTATTATCCGGGAGATGAATACGTAGACTGGATTGGTCTAACTGCACTTCATTATGGACCCCTCAATGATGACCACTTATATTATTCCTTTGAGAGTTTATATGAACCCTTCCGGCAGGAGATACTTAATCTTACAAATAAACCAGTAATGCTGGCAGAATTTGGAGCTTTAAATATGGATGGGACCCAGGATAAATGGATTCAGGAGGCAATTGAAAGTATAAATAATAAATTTCCTGAAGTTTCGGGTATCGTTTTATTTAATAGCGCTTTTGACCAAAATATACCTCAAACAAATTATAACCTGAAATTTTTAGACTGGACCT is part of the Antarcticibacterium sp. 1MA-6-2 genome and harbors:
- a CDS encoding glycoside hydrolase family 26 protein codes for the protein MKFIAEGYFDVYIKEFIKKLGSYNRPVFLRFAHEFDNPQYPWSSTGENTPEDFKAAWRHLTSIIAAEGADKIVMVWNPWKAESIVDYYPGDEYVDWIGLTALHYGPLNDDHLYYSFESLYEPFRQEILNLTNKPVMLAEFGALNMDGTQDKWIQEAIESINNKFPEVSGIVLFNSAFDQNIPQTNYNLKFLDWTSNSLSFIQENFSAKSLSTYTTLNEITSTNSLKNPLTRHNIRGVHYKKGKNWKDNYYALTRNVLKRDFTLMKEAGINTIHYTKQ